The following are encoded in a window of Anoplopoma fimbria isolate UVic2021 breed Golden Eagle Sablefish chromosome 3, Afim_UVic_2022, whole genome shotgun sequence genomic DNA:
- the klhl24a gene encoding kelch-like protein 24a: MVLILGRRMNREESGIRDSPAVKRKVFEVDSKTLASQDVLDFFSGASHSEGILQVFNEFRDCRLFTDVVISVQGREFPCHRAVLSACSSYFRAMFCNDHRESREMLVEINGILAEAMESFLTYVYTGRAKITTENVQFLFETSSLFQIYTLRDACAKFLEDQLDPCNCLGIQRFAEAHALKQLASRCRSYALANFSEVAQHEEFIGLRKEELEEYTGSDELSIGKEEVVFEAVMRWVYHNVEQRKPMLKALLHNVRLPLLHPNYFVQTVEGDQLIQNAPECYQLLHEARRYHVLGNEMMSPRTRPRRSTGFSEVIVVVGGCERIGGFNLPYTECYDPVTGEWKSLAKLPEFTKSEYAVCALRNDILVSGGRINSRDVWMYNSQLNLWIRVASLNKGRWRHKMGVLLGKVYAVGGYDGQTRLSSAECYDSFSNRWTEVAPMKEAVSSPAVASCAGKLFVIGGGPDDDTCSDKVQCYDPETDTWLLRANIPIAKRCITAVSLNNMIYVCGGLTKSIFCYDPAEDYWLHVVHTFNRQESCGMSVCNGKIFILGGRGENGEATDTILCYDPSTGIITGVAAMPRPISYHGCVTIHRYNDKYHRP; the protein is encoded by the exons ATGGTGTTGATTCTGGGCAGAAGGATGAACAGGGAGGAATCTGGGATCAGAGACTCGCCAGCTGTCAAACGAAAG GTGTTCGAGGTTGACTCCAAAACCTTAGCCAGCCAGGATGTCTTGGACTTCTTTTCCGGCGCATCCCACTCAGAGGGCATCCTGCAGGTATTCAACGAGTTTCGCGACTGCCGTCTGTTCACCGATGTTGTCATCAGCGTGCAGGGTCGCGAGTTCCCCTGCCATCGCGCTGTGCTTTCTGCCTGCTCATCCTACTTCAGAGCCATGTTCTGCAACGATCACCGCGAGAGCCGCGAGATGCTGGTGGAGATCAACGGCATCCTGGCCGAGGCGATGGAGTCTTTCCTCACCTATGTCTACACCGGCCGCGCCAAGATCACCACAGAGAATGTCCAGTTCCTATTCGAGACTTCCAGCCTCTTCCAGATCTACACACTGCGTGACGCCTGTGCCAAGTTCCTGGAGGACCAGCTGGACCCTTGCAACTGCCTGGGCATCCAGCGCTTCGCAGAGGCCCATGCCCTGAAGCAGCTGGCCAGCCGCTGCCGCAGTTACGCCCTGGCCAACTTCTCAGAGGTGGCTCAGCATGAGGAGTTCATCGGCCTACGCAAAGAAGAGCTGGAAGAGTACACCGGCAGTGATGAGCTGTCCATCGGTAAGGAGGAGGTGGTGTTCGAGGCGGTGATGAGATGGGTGTACCACAATGTGGAGCAGAGAAAGCCCATGCTTAAGGCCCTGCTGCACAATGTGCGCCTGCCTCTTTTGCACCCCAACTACTTTGTCCAGACGGTGGAGGGGGACCAGCTCATCCAGAATGCCCCAGAGTGCTACCAGCTTCTCCACGAGGCAAGACGCTACCACGTGCTCGGAAACGAAATGATGTCACCCAGAACTCGTCCTCGCAG gtcgACTGGCTTTTCTGAGGTGattgtggtggtggggggttgTGAGAGAATCGGGGGCTTCAACCTGCCCTACACTGAGTGCTATGATCCAGTCACAGGAGAGTGGAAATCACTGGCCAAACTACCTGAGTTCACCAAGTCAGAATATGCTGTCTGCGCCCTCCGCAATGACATTCTGGTGTCAG GTGGCCGTATCAACAGCAGGGACGTGTGGATGTATAACTCCCAGCTCAACCTCTGGATCAGAGTGGCTTCTCTCAACAAAGGCCGCTGGAGACACAAGATGGGCGTCCTTCTGGGCAAG gTCTACGCTGTAGGTGGCTATGATGGGCAGACCCGCCTGAGCAGTGCAGAGTGCTATGACTCCTTCTCTAACCGCTGGACAGAGGTGGCTCCCATGAAAGAGGCAGTCAGCTCTCCGGCCGTGGCCAGCTGTGCTGGCAAGCTCTTTGTCATAGGAGGAGGGCCTGATGACGACACTTGTTCGGACAAG GTTCAGTGCTACGATCCAGAGACGGACACTTGGTTGTTGCGGGCCAACATCCCCATCGCCAAGCGCTGTATCACGGCAGTGTCCCTCAACAACATGATCTATGTTTGCGGCGGTCTCACCAAGTCCATATTCTGCTACGACCCCGCAGAGGACTACTGGTTACATGTGGTTCACACCTTTAACAGACAG GAGAGCTGTGGTATGTCAGTGTGCAATGGCAAGATCTTCATCCTTGGTGGAAGAGGGGAAAATGGCGAAGCAACAGACACCATCCTGTGTTACGACCCGTCAACAGGCATCATCACGGGAGTGGCAGCCATGCCGCGGCCAATCTCCTACCATGGCTGTGTAACCATCCACCGCTACAATGACAAATACCACAGGCCCTGA